The genomic region AGGATCTGCACTCCTCCCTAACGGTGACGTTAGGTACCGGGGTCGGTGGCGGACTGATTCTCGCCGACCGTCTGTGGATCGGCGTCGATGGGAGCGCGGGCGAATTCGGCCACATCAACGTCGAGCCTGAAGGTCCTCCCTGTGGGTGCGGCAGTCGCGGCTGCCTCGAACAATACTCATCCGCTACGGGGATTTTGCGTTCGGTGCGGGCTGCACTTGGGGCCGGTCAGGCGTCCTGCCTCGCAAAGCTTGAGCCCGAGGCCTTGACTTCCGCCGAGGTTGGCCGGGCCGCGCGAAATGAAGATGCCTTGGCCGTCGAGGTTTTGCAGGACGCGGGGCGACGCCTGGGGCAAGCCTTGGCGGGGGTTGCCAACCTGCTGAATCTGGACGGGGTGGTCATTTGCGGCGGCGTTGCGGAAAGTCTGGACCTGCTGCTGCCTTCCTTGCAGGAGGAGCTTTTCCGGCGCGCTTTTGAGCGGCCTGCGCGGCGCTTGCAAATCGTTGCGGGCACCCTCGGCGATAATGCCGGAATTCTTGGCGCCGCTCTATTCGGGAGCAAGCCGGATGTCGTGTGGGCCGCATGACCCACAGGGTCTGATCACGGAATCGGACAAACCATGATAGAGGGTTAATTTTTTCTTGACCTTCATCGGTTGGTGGGTTAGTTTGTGGCTAATGAGGAATGGCTTAACTCTTGGCGTTGCCGGTCGTCGTGGCCGTGACTGCGCTTGCACTGCTGGGTTGAAACAGGAATCCTAGGGAGCACTATTGTGAGCGTTGCCGGCAAAAATATCGATCGCAAAATACTCTATACCCTGGGGGGGCTCGGGCTTGGTATTCTGGCGCCC from Geoalkalibacter ferrihydriticus DSM 17813 harbors:
- a CDS encoding ROK family protein encodes the protein MKREFIIGIDLGGTNCRLALVDEGGQVLDGRRFSSRGYERGRDLIERLVSECRNLIEGADNQGARVSAVGAGVPGLVDAQGQVVTAPNLGFLNGIPFAQDLAERLKLPVAAMNDANAIAWGEKIWGAGKDLHSSLTVTLGTGVGGGLILADRLWIGVDGSAGEFGHINVEPEGPPCGCGSRGCLEQYSSATGILRSVRAALGAGQASCLAKLEPEALTSAEVGRAARNEDALAVEVLQDAGRRLGQALAGVANLLNLDGVVICGGVAESLDLLLPSLQEELFRRAFERPARRLQIVAGTLGDNAGILGAALFGSKPDVVWAA